ATTCAATGAGAAACGTCGCGATCGAAATTCTCATCCAATCTGGGGCAATGCAGGTCAGACTAGTAAATGTGCCCCAGATTCAATGAGAACGGACAAGAGTTATCACGATCACAGTGGCCGGCCGACTCGGGGCGCACCTCGTTTCCGCGGCTTCTCGAGGCCAGGAGGCGATGGTCCGACGCGGTTCGCCAGGCCCGCAGATCCAGCTTTGGAATGCTGACCGGGACACAATCGCCGACCGACTCCCGTGGACAAATAAGTGAGAGCGATTCTCGAGACCAGCGTGGTCATTGCGACGGATGTCGAACCCTTTGACGGCGAGCTGGCCATCAGCAATCACATTGGCCAAACTCCACTTCGGGGTTCGCCTGGCAAATCAACGAAAGGTGCGCACGATGATGGTCTCATGCCCGGATCGCTGGTGTGACAGCTCGTCAGGATCAGACAATGACACCGAGTTTTTTCCTAAGCTGGGCGACGTTGATGCCGAACGTCTCGAGCACCGTGGTCCCGGAGTCCGGGTCAAGCTCAAAGATCGCGAGTTCGGTGTAAACCCTACTGACGCAGGCCTTGCCGGTCAGTGGGTAAGTGCACGTGGATACGAGTTTCGGGCTGCCGTCTTTCGCAAACAGCGACATCATGACGTAGACCGACTTGGCTCCGACGGCCAGGTCCATGGCTCCGCCCACGGCAGGGATCGCGTCCGGGGCCCCAGTGCTCCAGTTCGCGAGGTCCCCTCGCTCAGACACTTGAAAAGCGCCCATCACGCAGACATCGATGTGTCCGCCGCGCATCATCGCGAAGGAGTCGGCATGATGAAAATAGGCGGCGCCGGGCAATTCGGTCACCGGAATTTTGCCGGCGTTGATCAGATCGGGATCGATTTGGCCGCCGTGAGCTTCCGGTCCCATGCCCAGCATCCCGTTTTCGGTGTGCAGCAGGATGCCTTTATCGGAAGGCAAGTAGTCACCCACCGTGGTCGGCTGGCCTATACCGAGGTTGACGACAGATCCGTCCGGGATGTCGCGTGCGACTGTCGCGGCCAGTTCCGCCGCCGTCAATGGCGCTCTGTCGAGGTGTTCTACCAGCTGTGGATCAGCTGTCAGCCGCTTCATGTCGCCACCATCGGAGCTCGCCGGCCGCAGAGCACCCTGTCAACGTAAATGCTTGGTGTGACTACGGTTTCAGGGTCGATCTGCCCCACGTCGACGACCTCTGAGACTTCCGCGATGGTGGTTCTGGCCGCTGTTGCCATGACGGGTCCGAAGTTGCGGGCAGTCTTGCGATATATCAGGTTGCCAAACCGGTCAGCCCGGTGGGCGCCGATGAGCGCATAGTCGCCGTGGATGGGGTACTCCAACATGTATTGCTTACTGTTGATCGCCCTTGTTTCCTTTCCCTCGGCCAGCGGTGTTCCTACACCGGTAGGAGTGAAGAACGCCCCGATACCCGCGCCTGCTGCGCGGAGCCGCTCAGCGAGGTTCCCCTGCGGAACGACCTCCAGCTCAATCCGACCAGCGCGATATAGTCTGTCGAAGACCCATGAATCCTTTTGTCGGGGAAAGGAACACACAACTTTTCTGACCCGACCAGCCGACAATAAAGCAGCCAATCCGGTATCACCATTGCCGGCGTTGTTGCTGACGATGGTCAGATCACCGGCGCCCTGCACGATCAGCGCGTCGATCAAGGCAATAGGCATGCCTGCCATCCCGAAACCCCCGACGAGGATGGTGGACCCATCCTCGATCCCCTCCACAGCAGTGACCGCGTCGTCGGTGACCAGTAGTCTCATAAGACAGCTTTCGAATGATGTTCGTCGGTCATGGTTGCTGCTGCGGATCCCAGTACGCTCCGCGCAACTCTGAAAGCGGTGTTGGCTTCTGGAACACCGCAGTAGATCGCTGACTGAAGCAACACTTCTTTGATCTCGTCTTGTGAGAGGCCGTTTCGCAGTGCCGCATCGATATGCATCGCAAGCTCTTTGTCGTGCCCACGCGAAATCAGCGCTGTCAGCGCGACGATAGATCTACTGCGTCGGTCCAGACCGGGCCGTGTCCAAATGCCACCCCACGCGTACTCGGTGATGAACCTTTGAAAATCAGCGTCAAATTCTGTGCTTTGCTGCGTCGCACTATTGACGTGCGAGTCACCTAGAACGTCGCGACGCACCGCCATCCCAGAGTCGTAGCGATCGTTGACATTGCTCATCGGTGGCTCCATTCGTCCAATCCAGCAACCAGTGGGGCGACCCAGTCGGGCCGTTCCACGGGCGCCAGGTGTGCAGTCTGTAGCAGCTCGATATATCGTCCCCTCGACACGCGTTCGGCGATGAACAGCAGCGATGTCGGAGGTGTCACGACGTCGTCCGCGCCGGCCAACGCGACGATGGGCGTGTCGATCTCGCTGAGGCGTTCTCGAACATCGAATTCGGCGAGAGCCTCGCAAATGAAGGCATAACTGTCGCTGTCGACGCTTCGCAACGACTCCAGCAGCATGCTGTGAACCGCCGGATCGCGTTCGGTGAATC
The genomic region above belongs to Mycobacterium sp. 050128 and contains:
- a CDS encoding 3-oxoacid CoA-transferase subunit B, producing the protein MKRLTADPQLVEHLDRAPLTAAELAATVARDIPDGSVVNLGIGQPTTVGDYLPSDKGILLHTENGMLGMGPEAHGGQIDPDLINAGKIPVTELPGAAYFHHADSFAMMRGGHIDVCVMGAFQVSERGDLANWSTGAPDAIPAVGGAMDLAVGAKSVYVMMSLFAKDGSPKLVSTCTYPLTGKACVSRVYTELAIFELDPDSGTTVLETFGINVAQLRKKLGVIV
- a CDS encoding 3-oxoacid CoA-transferase subunit A, translating into MRLLVTDDAVTAVEGIEDGSTILVGGFGMAGMPIALIDALIVQGAGDLTIVSNNAGNGDTGLAALLSAGRVRKVVCSFPRQKDSWVFDRLYRAGRIELEVVPQGNLAERLRAAGAGIGAFFTPTGVGTPLAEGKETRAINSKQYMLEYPIHGDYALIGAHRADRFGNLIYRKTARNFGPVMATAARTTIAEVSEVVDVGQIDPETVVTPSIYVDRVLCGRRAPMVAT
- the pcaC gene encoding 4-carboxymuconolactone decarboxylase; the encoded protein is MSNVNDRYDSGMAVRRDVLGDSHVNSATQQSTEFDADFQRFITEYAWGGIWTRPGLDRRSRSIVALTALISRGHDKELAMHIDAALRNGLSQDEIKEVLLQSAIYCGVPEANTAFRVARSVLGSAAATMTDEHHSKAVL